In Bacteroidota bacterium, the genomic stretch CTCAATATGCTGTTGCGGGATTAAGGATTGTATTTATGTTTTGTCCTTTAGTCAGTATCCAGATGGTCACTGCTAATTTCTTTCAAAGTATTGGTATGGCAAAAAAATCCATCTTTATGTCTTTATCCCGTCAATTGATATTTTTGCTGCCTGGCCTTATCCTGTTGCCTCATTTCTATGGAGTGAAAGGTGTTTGGTATAGCCTGCCGGTTGCAGATGCTTTCTCATGTATCGTTGCTTCTTACATGTTAGTGGTAGTATATCGTAAATCTGTAGTTAAACATTAAATAATCATCATGGCTGAAAAGTTTTTTATTACCGTAGGCCGGCAGTTGGGAAGTGGCGGCCGGCAAATAGGGGAGAAGCTGGCTAAGCAGCTTAATATCGCTTTTTATGATAAAGAGTTAATACTTATTGCCTCCCAGAAAAGTGGTCTGGGTAAAGAATTTTTTGAAAAAATAGATGAAAAATCCGGTCATAGTCTTCTTTTTGGCGGAAGCAGTCCATACGGGGTTTATTCTAACGAAATTTATGCTAATTATTATTTGAATAATGAAACTCTTTTTAAAATTCAAAGTGATGTAATCCGGGAATTGGCCGATCAACACTCATGCATTTTTGTGGGCCGCTGTGCCGATTATATTTTAAAAGACCAAGCCCATTGCCTGAACCTTTTTGTTACTGCAAATTTGAATGACAGGATTAAGCGGGTGATGGAAAATGAACAATTAACAGAGAATAAGGCTAAAGCATTAATTGAAAAGACTGATAAAAAACGGGCAAATTATTATAATTATTTCAGTGATAAAGTTTGGGGAGCAGCCAGTTCATATCACCTTTGCATTAATTCATCGGTCTTGGGAATTGATGAAACCGTAAACTTTATTTGTCAGTTTATTAAAAAGCAATTGGAACTGAACGTTAATTAATAAAAAGGGATATTGTTGGTAAAAAAAAGGTAAGGGCCTTTAATTGTCCTTACCTTCTTTTTTAAATTTAAAGTTTTTTGATAAATATTCTGTATCTTTTATAAATACGGCCACCGGCTTTTTCCATTTCCATTCTTATCTTGGTGTTGCTTTCGAGCTCAAGCTGGCTGTCAATGAATTTCATTCCTTTTTTCTGCGCATCTTTAAGCATCTCTATAGCCAGGACAGAATCAATACCTTTGCCTCTGCATTCTTCAGTTATGCCTCCTAAGAGCAGTGTAAGCATCTTGGAGGTTTTTCTTCCCCTTAATATTTTAAAGATGCCAAAGGGCAACAATTTTCCTTTAGCCGCAATGATCGCTTTACTTAAATCGGGCATTCCGACAATAAATGCAAGTAAATTGCCATCATTGTCAGCTATGGCTTTGACAAAATGCGGATCCAACAGAGGCAGATAAATTTTGGCAAAATCATCCATTTCCTCTTCCTCGAATGGAACAAAGGCATAAATATTTTTAAAGGTATCGTTCAGGAGATATAAAATAGGTTTGATATAAGGTCTTATATCTTTCCTTTTTTCGAAATTTAAAATTTGTATGCCATTTTTTTGCATCACCCTTTTATAAATTGCTTTATAAAAATCAGGTATTTCTTCGGGAACAATTATCTTATAGACAACACAATCTTCTTTTTTGCCATATCCTTCCTTTTCCAGCAATTCGGGCATGTATTTGAAGTTACAACTGGTAGAAATACAAAGGGGCTCGTCAAAACCTTCAACCATGAATCCTTCAGGGTCTTTATCAGAAAAGGCAAGAGGACCAACAATATTATCCATGCCTTTTTCCCTGGCCCATTTTTCAACGTATTCAATCAGCGCATGAAAAACTTCAGGATCCTCATAAGTTTCCATGAAGCAAAAACGGCCGTCATTTTCGTGGTGAATTTCATTGTAGCGGCGGTTTATTAGTCCCATGATACGGCCAACCACTTCTCCGTCCTTGTATGCCAATAAGAAAATGGAATCGCAGTAATTGTAAAATTTATTTTTCTTGACATTGAAAAAGTTCCATTCATCCATGTAAATAGGAGGAACCCAATTTTTGTGATCTTTATGTATACGTGCAGGTAAATAAATGAATTGCTTCAATTCTTTTTTGCCTTTTACTTCTTTTATTTCTATAGCCATAGATGGAAATTATATTCAACGATTTTGTTATGATTAAATGACATCTTCTTTATTTTATAATTGTATGAAGATCCCTTTTAACAAACAATTTATTAAATTATTAAACTTTCGCAAGGTATAAATTTTTTACAAAGAAAAGCCCGGTATTTTTAAATGAACCGGGCTTTTCTTTGAGG encodes the following:
- a CDS encoding cytidylate kinase-like family protein, giving the protein MAEKFFITVGRQLGSGGRQIGEKLAKQLNIAFYDKELILIASQKSGLGKEFFEKIDEKSGHSLLFGGSSPYGVYSNEIYANYYLNNETLFKIQSDVIRELADQHSCIFVGRCADYILKDQAHCLNLFVTANLNDRIKRVMENEQLTENKAKALIEKTDKKRANYYNYFSDKVWGAASSYHLCINSSVLGIDETVNFICQFIKKQLELNVN